TCCATAGCCTCAGCCCACTCCTCACCCGAACCATGATTCTCTACGGCAACTCCGTGCAGACCCACGATTTCAGCGACGCTCTGGCAGCCTCTGAAAAAGGCTACTGGACGACCGCAGGCTAGGCTTTCGACAGCAGGAAGGCCGAATCCTTCCAGAACCGAAGGAAGCACCAGCCCGATGGCACCTTGATACAAGCCAGCCAGCTGTGTGTCTTCTAGGTCGGACACTACTTTGACTTGTCCCTGCAAACCATTGGCTTCAATGAGCATCTCAGCATTAATTCGATCGCTGACAACGGCAACAAGCCGGTAATCTGGGCGAAGTCGTATTGCCCTGAGAAGCACATCAAAATTTTTGTGTGCTTTTAGGTTTCCAACATATAGTAAATAATCGCCCTGTTTCGATGACCGTGAATGTGCAAAAACGTCCGAGCAGCCATTTCCGACGTTTATGACTTCCACGGATGAGTCCTGAAGCCAGGTGCGGATGTGGCCAGCTGAGGTCTCCGAAACGGTTAAAACAGACCCAGCTCGCTTAATGGCCGGTTTAACTGCATATTCATAGTACAGACGCCGGCGTCGCGCGCCAG
This genomic stretch from Micrococcaceae bacterium Sec5.1 harbors:
- a CDS encoding glycosyltransferase family 1 protein → MTSATQILTLHDLIHLEMGGSGARRRRLYYEYAVKPAIKRAGSVLTVSETSAGHIRTWLQDSSVEVINVGNGCSDVFAHSRSSKQGDYLLYVGNLKAHKNFDVLLRAIRLRPDYRLVAVVSDRINAEMLIEANGLQGQVKVVSDLEDTQLAGLYQGAIGLVLPSVLEGFGLPAVESLACGRPVAFFRGCQSVAEIVGLHGVAVENHGSGEEWAEAMDQLYGLQGSFEAPGRLWRDQYTWANVSSRVESHLKTVMELR